From Neobacillus sp. PS2-9, the proteins below share one genomic window:
- a CDS encoding PAS domain S-box protein has product MNGSVEAIKSEKKLLLRHFLDDNLSRFETLFACNPDSIFTMDLEGHIVQVNPAFESLTEFSEEESLQLKLQFLFPIEDMNKIFHHFHKASFGEFQNFDCRIQNKAGKLIDLNVTQIPISVNNQIVGVSAVAKDITHLKRKKEEARKVEVMHHILTDNVLDIIISTNLSGEILYVSPSSEHILGYSSEELYRKNIFSFIHTDDAVRAFQDRKNVLNEHINGRGSYRIAKKNGEYIWVEILCKPVIDPDTHLVLEIVSVIRDITEQINTKELLLNSEKLSVAGQLAAGIAHEVRNPLTAIKGFLQLMENQLDNKTYFTIIQSEIDRIELILSELLVLAKPQDLKFEVENIITLMENVKTLINTQAIMNGVQIETIYDSDSFSIRCDRNQLKQVFINILKNSIDAMPKGGVITVGMKQHSEGKVKIIFKDTGCGMPQHILKRIGEPFFTTKESGTGLGIMISKQIVENHHGSVHFWSDKKGTIVELILPVES; this is encoded by the coding sequence CAAGTGAATCCTGCATTTGAAAGCTTAACAGAATTCTCAGAGGAAGAGTCTTTGCAATTGAAACTCCAATTTCTTTTTCCAATCGAAGATATGAATAAAATATTTCACCATTTTCATAAAGCTTCTTTCGGCGAATTTCAAAATTTTGATTGTAGGATACAAAATAAAGCAGGAAAGCTCATTGATTTGAATGTCACACAAATTCCTATTAGTGTTAATAACCAAATAGTAGGCGTCTCTGCGGTTGCAAAAGATATAACCCATTTAAAAAGAAAAAAAGAAGAAGCTAGAAAAGTAGAAGTCATGCATCATATATTGACTGATAATGTACTCGATATCATTATTAGTACCAATTTATCGGGCGAAATTCTTTATGTTTCCCCCTCCAGTGAGCATATCCTTGGATATTCATCTGAAGAATTATACAGAAAAAATATTTTTTCATTCATACATACGGATGACGCTGTTCGTGCTTTTCAGGATCGCAAAAATGTTTTGAATGAACATATAAATGGAAGAGGCTCCTATCGTATTGCCAAAAAGAATGGAGAGTATATTTGGGTTGAAATTCTTTGCAAACCAGTTATTGACCCCGATACCCATCTTGTTTTAGAAATAGTCAGTGTCATAAGAGATATAACAGAGCAGATCAACACAAAGGAGCTCTTACTAAACTCGGAAAAATTAAGCGTTGCAGGACAGTTGGCTGCGGGGATTGCACACGAGGTTCGGAATCCACTTACTGCAATTAAAGGCTTTCTACAGCTAATGGAAAATCAATTAGATAATAAGACATACTTTACTATTATCCAATCTGAAATCGATCGGATTGAGCTCATTTTAAGCGAATTATTGGTACTAGCTAAGCCTCAAGACTTGAAATTTGAAGTAGAGAATATCATTACACTTATGGAAAACGTAAAGACCTTAATAAATACGCAAGCCATTATGAATGGAGTTCAAATAGAAACCATTTATGACAGTGATAGCTTTAGCATTCGCTGTGATAGAAACCAGTTAAAACAAGTGTTCATTAATATCTTGAAGAACTCTATCGATGCGATGCCAAAAGGTGGAGTGATTACCGTTGGAATGAAACAGCACAGTGAGGGTAAGGTCAAGATTATTTTTAAGGATACAGGGTGTGGCATGCCACAGCATATTTTAAAGAGAATTGGAGAACCCTTCTTTACAACTAAAGAAAGCGGTACAGGTTTAGGGATTATGATTTCAAAGCAAATTGTTGAAAATCATCATGGCAGTGTTCATTTTTGGAGTGATAAAAAGGGAACAATTGTTGAACTTATTCTGCCTGTAGAAAGTTAG
- a CDS encoding MarR family transcriptional regulator, translating into MKLENSQKVNGDVVANIEKDLRYISGIIKQKGREMLGNYKITPPQFVALQWLFEDGDMTIGELSNKMYLACSTTTDLVDRMEKNLLVERVKDPSDRRVVRIHLLEEGKRIIDEVIKKRQVYLEEILIDFTSEEILLLQQSLKKLHQEMR; encoded by the coding sequence ATGAAACTCGAAAATTCACAAAAGGTGAATGGGGACGTAGTAGCAAACATTGAAAAGGATTTAAGGTATATTTCCGGTATTATCAAACAAAAAGGTAGAGAAATGCTGGGTAATTATAAGATTACTCCGCCCCAATTTGTTGCATTACAATGGCTCTTTGAAGACGGTGACATGACCATCGGTGAGCTTTCTAATAAAATGTATTTGGCGTGCAGTACAACCACGGATTTGGTCGATCGCATGGAGAAGAATTTGCTTGTGGAACGAGTAAAGGACCCAAGTGACCGCCGCGTGGTTAGAATTCATTTATTAGAAGAAGGAAAGCGAATTATCGATGAGGTGATTAAAAAACGTCAGGTATATCTAGAGGAAATTTTAATTGATTTCACTTCAGAAGAAATCCTTCTTCTTCAACAGAGTTTAAAGAAATTACATCAAGAAATGCGTTAA
- the racE gene encoding glutamate racemase has translation MKQPIGVIDSGVGGLTVAKEVMRQLPNEKIIYLGDTARCPYGPRTTKEVKRFTWEMTRFLLEKNIKMLVIACNTATAAALEDIRKELSIPVVGVINPGARAAIKRTKNYRVGMIGTEVTVKSGAYEKALKSLNSRIFVKGHACPKFVPLVESGEYDGPIAEKIVNESLKPMLQQNLDTLILGCTHYPLLEPLIKKTMGTEVNVISSGDETAREISAILEYNGLLETCEEEPEHEFYTTGSRRIFSKIASQWLGFPINPVNKIKL, from the coding sequence TTGAAGCAACCAATAGGTGTCATTGATTCAGGTGTCGGAGGATTAACCGTTGCCAAAGAGGTAATGAGGCAGCTTCCAAATGAAAAAATCATCTATTTAGGTGATACCGCACGCTGCCCCTATGGTCCAAGGACAACCAAAGAGGTAAAGAGATTTACATGGGAGATGACCCGTTTCTTATTAGAAAAAAACATCAAAATGCTTGTTATTGCTTGTAATACAGCAACCGCTGCAGCTCTGGAAGACATTCGTAAGGAACTTTCCATTCCTGTAGTCGGAGTCATTAATCCAGGAGCACGTGCTGCAATTAAACGAACAAAGAATTATCGGGTTGGAATGATTGGTACAGAAGTAACGGTTAAGAGCGGTGCATATGAAAAGGCGTTGAAATCGCTGAATAGCCGGATTTTTGTAAAGGGACATGCGTGTCCGAAATTTGTCCCGCTTGTTGAGAGTGGGGAATATGATGGCCCGATAGCTGAAAAAATTGTGAACGAGTCGTTAAAACCCATGCTGCAGCAAAACTTAGATACGCTTATTTTAGGCTGTACGCACTATCCATTACTTGAACCACTCATTAAAAAGACGATGGGTACTGAAGTGAATGTGATTAGTTCTGGTGATGAAACGGCACGTGAAATCAGTGCCATCCTCGAATATAATGGTTTGCTAGAGACCTGTGAGGAAGAGCCTGAACATGAGTTTTACACGACTGGTTCAAGAAGGATCTTTTCGAAAATTGCTTCACAATGGCTGGGATTTCCTATTAATCCTGTTAATAAAATTAAACTCTAA